Proteins from a genomic interval of Streptomyces sp. Tu6071:
- a CDS encoding HAD family hydrolase, with protein sequence MTSTIPTTSLLTGRAEPLAAVLLDMDGTLLDTEGLWWEAEVAVFARLGHRLDESWRGVVVGGPMTRSAGYLIEATGAAIALEELSGLLNDAFEERIARDLPLMPGAARLLAELHGARVPTALVSASHRRIIDRALPALGAHHFAHTVAGDEVTRTKPHPEPYLHAARRLGVDPSRCVVIEDTATGVASAEAAGCRVLAVPSVAPIPAAARRTVVPSLDSVDLGFLRGLCTG encoded by the coding sequence ATGACGAGCACGATCCCCACCACGTCCCTCCTGACCGGCCGCGCGGAGCCCCTCGCCGCCGTCCTGCTCGACATGGACGGCACGCTGCTCGACACCGAGGGCCTGTGGTGGGAGGCGGAGGTCGCGGTCTTCGCGCGCCTCGGTCACCGGCTCGACGAGTCCTGGCGCGGCGTCGTGGTGGGCGGCCCCATGACCCGGAGCGCCGGATACCTCATCGAGGCCACGGGCGCCGCCATCGCCCTGGAGGAGCTGAGCGGCCTGCTCAACGACGCCTTCGAGGAGCGCATCGCCCGCGACCTGCCGCTCATGCCGGGCGCGGCGCGGCTCCTCGCCGAGCTGCACGGCGCCCGCGTGCCCACCGCCCTCGTCTCCGCCTCGCACCGCCGCATCATCGACCGCGCCCTGCCCGCGCTCGGCGCCCACCACTTCGCGCACACCGTGGCGGGCGACGAGGTGACCCGTACGAAGCCCCACCCCGAGCCCTACCTGCACGCGGCCCGCAGACTCGGCGTGGACCCGTCCCGGTGCGTCGTCATCGAGGACACCGCGACGGGTGTCGCCTCGGCCGAGGCGGCCGGCTGCCGGGTCCTCGCGGTGCCCTCCGTGGCCCCCATCCCGGCCGCCGCGCGCCGCACGGTGGTGCCCTCGCTCGACTCCGTGGATCTGGGTTTCCTGCGCGGATTGTGCACGGGCTGA
- a CDS encoding ABC transporter substrate-binding protein, giving the protein MNRKTWVLPVAIGVLAPVLAGCGDSGSGDGGGKPIVVGTTDAYEKSAEAPAPLDPAYAYDSALWNVLRQTVQSLVRIPKGGGQPQPDAAKSCKWVGSGGTVYTCEMRDGLQFPDGTGITSKDVKYSIQRVLDIKDPNGAVGLLSGIKTMDTPDEKHITFHLSSPDATLPYKLATPVAGIVQKKFYPPKSLRKGYVLDGSGPYTLKAETNSKAMTKVQFTKNPKYKGSLTVKNNRVDLVSYAGAPALGDALEAGKIDVMTGKFDPSQVETLLDNPPEHIQFMEMPGLETHYIIFDTSNAATSKPVRQAVAQLVDRGEIASKVYSPVAEPLYSLVPAAISGHTNSFFNRYGNPNVAKAKTILEKAGITTPVKFDMYYSKEHYGPAKEKEYKLIQKQLNDSGLFDVSLKDVADWTKYRKDGMDGKYPAYTMAWAPDFPDADNYIAPFLDADNFLNSPYNSKEIRKTLIPAERRGSDRGEATPDLEKIQDIVADDVPVVPMWQGKQYIGARDDITGVEWSLSTSTDLQLWELARGVGD; this is encoded by the coding sequence ATGAACCGCAAGACTTGGGTGCTGCCCGTCGCCATCGGCGTGCTCGCCCCCGTGCTCGCCGGCTGCGGCGACTCGGGCAGTGGCGACGGCGGTGGCAAGCCCATCGTGGTCGGCACCACCGACGCGTACGAGAAGAGCGCCGAGGCGCCCGCGCCGCTCGACCCGGCCTACGCCTACGACAGCGCCCTGTGGAACGTGCTGCGCCAGACGGTCCAGTCGCTCGTCCGCATCCCCAAGGGCGGCGGCCAGCCGCAGCCCGACGCGGCCAAGTCCTGCAAGTGGGTCGGCTCCGGCGGCACCGTCTACACGTGCGAGATGCGCGACGGGCTCCAGTTCCCCGACGGCACCGGGATCACGTCGAAGGACGTGAAGTACTCGATCCAGCGCGTCCTCGACATCAAGGACCCCAACGGGGCCGTGGGTCTGCTCTCCGGCATCAAGACGATGGACACGCCGGACGAGAAGCACATCACCTTCCACCTCAGCAGCCCCGACGCGACGCTTCCGTACAAGCTCGCCACGCCCGTCGCGGGCATCGTGCAGAAGAAGTTCTACCCGCCGAAGTCGCTGCGCAAGGGCTACGTCCTCGACGGTTCGGGCCCCTACACGCTGAAGGCCGAGACCAACAGCAAGGCCATGACGAAGGTGCAGTTCACCAAGAACCCGAAGTACAAGGGCTCGCTGACGGTGAAGAACAACCGCGTCGACCTCGTCTCCTACGCCGGAGCCCCCGCGCTCGGCGACGCCCTGGAGGCCGGGAAGATCGACGTCATGACCGGGAAGTTCGACCCGTCCCAGGTCGAGACCCTGCTCGACAACCCGCCCGAGCACATCCAGTTCATGGAGATGCCGGGCCTTGAGACGCACTACATCATCTTCGACACCAGCAACGCGGCCACCTCCAAGCCGGTCCGGCAGGCCGTCGCCCAGCTCGTCGACCGCGGCGAGATAGCCAGCAAGGTGTACTCCCCGGTCGCCGAGCCGCTGTACTCGCTCGTCCCGGCCGCCATCTCGGGGCACACCAACTCCTTCTTCAACCGCTACGGCAACCCGAACGTCGCGAAGGCGAAGACCATCCTGGAGAAGGCCGGGATCACCACCCCGGTCAAGTTCGACATGTACTACTCCAAGGAGCACTACGGGCCCGCCAAGGAGAAGGAGTACAAGCTCATCCAGAAGCAGCTCAACGACAGCGGGCTCTTCGACGTGTCGCTCAAGGACGTCGCCGACTGGACGAAGTACCGCAAGGACGGGATGGACGGCAAGTACCCCGCCTACACGATGGCGTGGGCGCCCGACTTCCCCGACGCGGACAACTACATCGCCCCGTTTCTCGACGCGGACAACTTCCTCAACTCGCCGTACAACAGCAAGGAGATCCGCAAGACCCTGATCCCCGCCGAGCGGCGCGGCTCGGACCGCGGCGAGGCGACCCCGGACCTGGAGAAGATCCAGGACATCGTCGCCGACGACGTGCCCGTCGTCCCGATGTGGCAGGGCAAGCAGTACATCGGTGCCCGCGACGACATCACCGGCGTCGAGTGGTCGCTCAGCACCTCCACCGACCTCCAGCTCTGGGAGCTGGCGCGCGGCGTGGGCGACTGA
- a CDS encoding ABC transporter substrate-binding protein: MNRKTWVLPSLIGLLAPVLAGCGGLTGSDDKDKPIVVGTSDVFSVSKDIPAPLDPAYSYDISSWNLLRQTVEPLMRIPRGGGAPTPEAAQECSFTDAGQQRYVCKLRSGLQFSNGRPITSKTFKYSIERVVRISADSGVKSLLTNIDTIQTPSDHEIVFLLKTPDATFPYKLSTPTAGAVDPELYPKDKLRPGFTLDGSGPYTVKLETEGSTMTNAAFTRNPKYKGSIKVENDRIDLRPYKDGKGLGAAVADGQIDMVVKGLTTGESEKWLADPPEHVGVTELPALEIRYLAFDTDDPLVTKPVRQAMAHLIDRGQIASEVYGTSAEPLYSLVPQGVAGHSNSFFNVYGEPSVSKARKVLSDAGVTTPVKLTLNYATDHYGARTKGEFEVLKKQLNASGLFDVDIKGRPWIVHKPEEQKGKYEVYGMGWFPDFPDPDSFIAPFLDKPNFLNSPYDNKRIRKELIPDSRRAADRLSTANGSLQKIQDLVAEDVPFLPLWQGKQYVAARDDITGVEWSLSASSILQLWELDRGVGS; the protein is encoded by the coding sequence ATGAACCGCAAGACTTGGGTGCTGCCGTCCCTCATCGGCCTGCTCGCGCCCGTGCTCGCCGGCTGCGGCGGGCTGACGGGCTCGGACGACAAGGACAAGCCGATCGTCGTAGGCACCTCCGACGTCTTCTCCGTCAGCAAGGACATTCCCGCCCCCCTCGACCCGGCGTACTCCTACGACATCTCCTCCTGGAACCTGCTGCGGCAGACGGTCGAGCCCCTCATGCGCATCCCGCGCGGTGGTGGCGCGCCGACCCCCGAGGCCGCCCAGGAGTGCTCCTTCACCGACGCCGGGCAGCAGCGCTACGTCTGCAAGCTGCGCTCGGGCCTGCAGTTCTCCAACGGGCGCCCCATCACGTCGAAGACCTTCAAGTACTCGATCGAGCGCGTCGTCCGCATCAGCGCCGACTCGGGCGTCAAGTCCCTGCTCACCAACATCGACACCATCCAGACGCCGAGCGACCACGAGATCGTCTTCCTGCTCAAGACGCCGGACGCCACCTTCCCGTACAAGCTCTCCACGCCGACGGCGGGGGCTGTCGACCCGGAGCTGTACCCGAAGGACAAGCTCCGCCCCGGCTTCACCCTCGACGGCTCCGGCCCGTACACGGTCAAGCTGGAGACCGAGGGCAGCACCATGACCAACGCCGCCTTCACGCGCAATCCGAAGTACAAGGGCAGCATCAAGGTCGAGAACGACCGCATCGACCTGCGCCCCTACAAGGACGGCAAGGGCCTCGGCGCCGCCGTCGCGGACGGCCAGATCGACATGGTCGTCAAGGGACTGACGACCGGTGAGTCCGAGAAGTGGCTCGCGGACCCGCCCGAGCACGTCGGGGTCACCGAACTGCCCGCGCTGGAGATCCGCTACCTCGCCTTCGACACCGACGACCCGCTGGTCACCAAGCCCGTCCGGCAGGCGATGGCCCACCTCATCGACCGCGGCCAGATCGCCTCGGAGGTCTACGGCACCTCCGCCGAACCGCTCTACTCGCTCGTGCCCCAGGGCGTCGCCGGGCACAGCAACTCCTTCTTCAACGTCTACGGCGAACCGAGCGTGTCCAAGGCGCGCAAGGTGCTGAGCGACGCCGGTGTCACGACCCCGGTCAAGCTCACCCTCAACTACGCGACGGACCACTACGGAGCGCGCACCAAGGGCGAGTTCGAGGTCCTCAAGAAGCAGCTCAACGCCTCGGGCCTCTTCGACGTGGACATCAAGGGCCGTCCCTGGATCGTCCACAAGCCCGAGGAGCAGAAGGGCAAGTACGAGGTCTACGGGATGGGCTGGTTCCCCGACTTCCCCGACCCCGACAGCTTCATCGCCCCCTTCCTCGACAAGCCGAACTTCCTCAACTCCCCTTACGACAACAAGCGGATACGCAAGGAACTCATCCCCGACTCGCGCCGCGCCGCCGACCGCCTCTCCACCGCCAACGGCAGCCTCCAGAAGATCCAGGACCTCGTCGCCGAGGACGTCCCCTTCCTGCCCCTGTGGCAGGGCAAGCAGTACGTCGCCGCGCGCGACGACATCACCGGCGTCGAATGGAGCCTCAGCGCCTCCTCGATCCTCCAGCTCTGGGAACTCGACCGCGGCGTGGGCAGCTGA